From the genome of Sediminibacter sp. Hel_I_10:
ATCACGCCAAGCCATTTTAAAAAGCCATGCTGTTCGTCCGTTAGAGGTTGATTGTTGATCTATCAAAGCGCAGCTGTAGATTGATTGGTGATAATTTGTCCGCCCTTAAGTCTCAAAATTTGCTGAGTTCTATTGGCCAAATCCAAATCGTGTGAGATAATAACTAATGTGGTGCCGGCGTCCTTATTTAATTCAAATAAAAGCTGAATGACTTTTTCACCAGTATCCTCATCGAGATTTCCCGTAGGCTCATCTGCAAATAAAATAGAAGGCGCATTTGAAAATGCACGTGCTAATGCCACACGCTGCTGCTCCCCTCCAGAAAGCTGTGATGGATAATGGTGCTTTCGATCTCCTAGACCTACTTTTTCCAACAGTTCCGCCGCTGTTATTGCAGCATGTTTTGCGCCTTGTAGCTCTAATGGTACACTCACATTCTCTAAGGCCGTTAGGGTTGGCAGCAATTGAAAGTTTTGAAAAATAAAACCTACTTCCTTATTTCTAAGTTGGGCGCATTCATCTTCTGAAAGCGTCCCTAGATCCTGTCCGCATAATTCAACGCTTCCTGAGTTTGGTCGATCTAAGCCTGCGCACAACCCTAAAAGGGTTGTTTTACCACTTCCTGAAGGGCCAACGATAGAAAACGTCTGACCTTTCTCAACCTCAAAGGAAATATCATGTAATACCGTTAATTGTTTGGATCCGCTGGTATAAGTTTTCTCCAGACCCTTTATCTTTAATATCTTTGACATCTTAATTCAATTCACATTTATTCTTTAACATATGCAATGTTCCCAAGATAA
Proteins encoded in this window:
- a CDS encoding ABC transporter ATP-binding protein, giving the protein MSKILKIKGLEKTYTSGSKQLTVLHDISFEVEKGQTFSIVGPSGSGKTTLLGLCAGLDRPNSGSVELCGQDLGTLSEDECAQLRNKEVGFIFQNFQLLPTLTALENVSVPLELQGAKHAAITAAELLEKVGLGDRKHHYPSQLSGGEQQRVALARAFSNAPSILFADEPTGNLDEDTGEKVIQLLFELNKDAGTTLVIISHDLDLANRTQQILRLKGGQIITNQSTAAL